Part of the Fodinicola acaciae genome is shown below.
TTGCGCTGGTTATGCCGGACAGGTCGCCATCCTGCGTTGCCTGTACCTCGTACGCCGCTTGCTGTGCGGCCGCCCGCGGATCGATGCCAAGCGCATCGGCCACCGCCGTCAGCATGCGTGCTTCCTTGAACAGTCGGGACTCGGCTGCTTCGTCGCCGGCATCCTGCGCTGCGAAGTAGCGCTCATCGGCGGCATCGGCAGCCGCCTGGATCGATTGCCGCAACGTCTCGTCGCCGGTCTGGCCGGTCCGCAGCGTGGCCAACGCCTGATCGAGCCCCTCAACCCGCACTGGTACCTGCGACAGGCCGTACTCGACAACCGCCAGCGCCACCCGTCGCTGCGTAGCGGCGTCAGCCTGGTTAATGCGCGCCGACAGATCCGGCAGAACGGTGGTCAAGCCGTCAACCACGACGGGGTCCCCCTTGGTTTGGTCGGTGATTCGGTTGGGTGCCTGGTGGCGGCGACAGACCTGACCGTTGGGTTGGTGTCGCCGGCGTACCGGGCAGCGGATTCTTGAATGGTGTGGTCGGGTTGATGTCTCGGTCGATCATGGTATCCCGGCACGGATCACACATCGGCCGGCCCGCGCCGACCGACTCGACCGTCATACCAACCGCTTCGCCGTAGTCGGCGATCCGCACCTCGGCGTGTTCTTTGCCGCGCTGCTGGGCCGGCGTCTCGTCGTCCTTGAGCTCGGCCAACACTTCCTTGCGGATATAGCCGTTCGGCTCGGACGAGCTGATGACCTTGTGTCGGTTGCCGTGCTCGTCGACGACGACACCAGCGCCCATGGTGATCCGGCCGCGGCGATCTTCCGGCAATGCCGCTTGCAGCTCGGCCGACCGATACTCTGACCACTCGGCGGCCAGCTCGGCTTCTGTCGCCTCGTTCCACATGGCCCGCGGTTTGAACGGTGTCTCGGTCGCCCACTTCTCGTAGTGTTCGGGCTTCGCGGCCGGACCGATCGCCAAGCGCTGAGCCCAGCTCGGTGGCTGCTTCGCTGGCGTGGCAGCCGGCGCCTGGCGCTTAGCGCGTGCCAGCTGCTCCTTCGAGCGCGCCAGCATCGCGGCCAGCCGCTGCTCGTCCCCGTTCATGGTCAGTCATCTTGCCTGTGGATAACCGCTGACGGCAACCGTCCGACTACGGCAAGATGGATCGCGGCGTCGAGGTCACGTCGCAGCCGAGCCGGCCATGCCTGCGGGGAAATGGGGCTGAGGTACTGCCACGAAGGCCAACGCCATCCTGATGGTTCGCGGCAATGGCGCCGTCATCACAGGCTTGATGTTAGAAAGCGTTGGAATTTCTGTGCGAAGAAAGATGCCGCGATTAACATCCTACGGCCGTGTCGCGTGTTTGAGCTCGCACTGTGGAATGTCAAGCATTCGTTGAAAAAGCATAGATAATATGCGGGCCGCGCACTCGACAGTCCGACGCGCCCAGTATGCTGGTGGAACGGAAACGGGTCGACAGCTGTCACTGCCGACCCGAATGCCGTACGTTCCAAGAACATGCATGCAAGCTCTGGAACCCGCAACTGAACCATACAGAGTTTGCACGGCTTGCACAATATGGAGCCGGCCTGCGTGTTCTCCTTCGTTCCCCACGTCGTAAGGAGAAACATTCGTGAACACCCTCGCTCTGCCGGGCCAGACTTCAACGGAAGTGCTGGTGATTCTGGTCGTCATCGTCTGCCTGTTGGGCTGGCGTCGGCTGAGTATTGAGTGCACTCGGCGGCGGTTGCGTATCAGCTGCAGCCGGCGGTAACGCAGACAAAGGCTGACCCCGGTCGCAGCACGCGACCGGGGTCGGAAACAGAAGAGTGACGCCAGCAGGATAGGCGTCACGAATGTGGAATGGCGACCTAAGCTGAAGTCTACGGAGACGAAGACCGTCGCTGTGAGCCATACGGGCGTTGTCGCGGCGGTCCAACTGATATGCGACCACGTCGATTGACGCCAATCGGAAATGAGGCATCCCGACCATCAGTGCGTCGTGAGTATGGCGTGAAAGCCGTTAGACCGCCTAGTGGTGCAATCCGAACCGGTGATGACGGCAACGGCGACGTACTTCGCAGAATATTGGGCCCCGACGTCATTCGTCGTCGTTCAAACACGCTGTCAGCGTGCCGTGCGGGATCTAATCGACGGACACCGTCCTTGACTACCTCAAGTTCTTGCTTGAGCAAAGCGCTTGATTGTCGCAACGCGACTATTTCGCTCGCAAGCTCGCAGTTCATGGCCGTCATTACGTCGGCACGCTCCTCGGCAATGGCCGCATCGAACCGTGATTCGGCAAAACGCGCCTCGAAACCGTGCCATAGCCACTGGCGTAGCTGCCGTGTCGAGAGCGCAGGCCACCAGCGGCGGCGCTGTGACAGGGGCACAGAACGAGATCGTGCCGGCCGCTGCGCCAACCAACGCTCCAACTTTAGTCGAATCATAATGCTGACAGCCAGGCCAGCGCCTATTCCAACACCGTAGGTAAGAATCCAACCAAGCTGCGAGGTTGGATGACTCGATAGGATGACGATCGGCAAGACAGCAGCGAGAATATGTAGGGCACTCGCCACCTGTCGTATTCGCCGTTGCAACGGTCCGGGTGGCTGGAGTAGGTGCCGAAGTCCTAAGGCGGGCAACGCCGGGAAGGACGCTTCTTTATCCTCGTCACGGACGTACAGCCGTCGCCGCGCTTCGTCGTCGCCCGTTAGGCGGGTCAACTCGCTCGTCGTTTCGCCGGCCAGAATAGATCGCGTGACGTCGTCTTGGTCGCTTCGGCCGCTGGCGTGTGCCACGGTAGCCGCTTGGAGCGCCGCCTCCTGCTTCAGGCGTAGTAACCCTTGCTGAATCTCGCCTTCCGAGTGCAAAGACGTGAGAAACTGGTCGTCCAGCGCTTGCATCCAGTCTTCAATCTCGTCGTCACCATCTTCATCGTCGACATCGTCGGGCATCTGCTCACCCCAGCGCCCATGTCCGCTCATTGTCACCCTCCGGTTTCCCCCAACTGAACTGGACTTGCTTCCTGCGACCGGAGGAGGTCGCAGGCCCCCTTCTTTATCGTTTTCCTGGCATAGCGAACGTTCGAGCGGATCGTCACGGCCGGCTTGTTGATTACTCCAGAAATGACCTTGTAAGGAAACTTTTCCAGCCTCCAGACGTACGCCTGACGCTGAGCAAACGGCAACGCGCGAATTGTCCGCACATGGTGGTGCACCTTGGCATCAAACAACTCCAGCTCTGCATCCGACAGCTGCGACGAGATCTCCCACTCGTGCAGGTCTTCGAGCGTGCAGCCGACGCGGCTCGTTAGGAATTCGCGTTGAGTGACACTGAAGGCCGTCAATTTGTGATTGAACTCGTTCCAACCGATGTGGACCGCCCGCAAACCCTTCTCTGCCGCAGCGACAGCCTCAGGCTTGATGCCGCCGAGATAGATCACAAACCGAACAAGGCGCGGCATGCACGCCAGGTAGAAGTCGTCGAATTCAACGCAGGCCTCATCCAGTGGCCCCCGGTTCTGGCTCGCGACCATTTCACTTCTTTCTAGGTTTCGTCTGCCATGGCAGCCTGGGTGGGCGGTTACATACCCAGACGATCCAATCCAGAGCCCGACCGTCGTTCCTGTTCGGTATCCCCCCGCGTATCCGACTGTCGACGGCCGCCCTCTGAATGGATCAGCCCGATGGTCCGAATGCAAGCGAAGGACGCGTGCATCTTCACACCGAACGAGGCGGACTCTAGCTGTTAGGCAGTTCCTGACGAAAAGCGAGGTCGTAGGTGCAAAGCGTGCAATGGGGTGTGTGGCGCTTCCTGGTGTCTGCAACGTTGCATGGTTAGGCATCGCAATCGTTCGGCCACCGATTCTTAAATTTGCCAGAGCGGCAGGCGTGAGTCGCAACGCGACTGTCGATCCTAATTACCGTTAAGTAGTAGCGCGGCGATGCCGTATTACCGGAAAACGACCGCTCGTCTTGTTAAGCGGCGTCGAGTCGCGTGGCAGCACCTGGCGCGCCTATCGGAGCCAGACGATCTCGACCAAGCTTGGGTCGAAGCGCCAGCCGTCGCTGTCCGGCCAAAGCTGGGCGCCGGGTCGACCGGGATGGATGATCACCTTGTCGACGACGAGCTTGATAACGCTCGCTCGCCATTCCAGGCTGGCCGAGGACCAGACGGTCGGCAGACCACCATCGAACGGGATGGCGAGACGACGTACCTCGTCGGCAAGGAGGCGTTGCTCGTCAGCTTCGGCGACGATGATCTGGTCCTTGATCGACCGCAACATGACCTGGTAGTCAGCCTTGTCGTGCTCGCCGGCGGCATACTCAGCTGCCAACTCCTGCCGGCGTAGGCGCAGATGTGCGAGGTGCCGTACCACGTCAGCCATCTCCTCATCGCTGCCGGGCGGTGCCAAGGCTTCGGCGATGTGTGGAGAACTGAAGCGTTGCAATACCTGCTCGGTCACATAGGCTTCGACGGCATCGGCGATGCGAAACACTGAGCAACAGCCAATGCGGCTGCCGTCGCCATCCCATTTCTTGCAGGCGTAGCGACGCTCGTATCGCTTCTGGCCAGCTTTGTTTGTGTGCGTCTTTCCTTGTCCGTACATTTGGCCACCACACGGCTGGCCGACCCGCTCGGTATCCCGCCAGGTACCACCACAGTAGACCGTGCCGCTGAGCAGGTAGGTCCGGCGCCGGATGTGGCCACTGTTCGACCAGTACTTGTCGCGACCGTTGAACACCGCGACCATGGCGCGGTGCTCGGCGACCGTAAATATGCCTGGCCATTTGGCGCGGTGGCGCTCGTTGTAGTGAATCCGCGTACCGCCAGATGGGTCATTGCGAAGGCATGGGCAGTCTGCGGGATGACCGGTGCGATCGAAGATTATGTAGCTTTCGTTCAGCAGCGTACGTTTGAACTTGCCGACATCCCAGCGGCCGTCGCAGATTGACTCTTTGCCGCGGTATTTGGTTTTCTGGCCGGCCAGTGTTGTCTGGAGGCCGCGCTCGTTCCAATCTCTGACGATGGTGAATTGGCTGTCGCCGGCCAGTGTGCGGCGCTTGCCCTCCTGTAAGATGGCGACTTCCGCATCAACCTGCTGGTATGGATCGCGTACCTCTTTGCCGGTGGCTGGATCGTTGCCAATGACCTTGCCGTAGCCGTAGGTGCGACGGCCGCCCTTGGCCTTTCCTTCCCGCGCATCTTCCAGTTTCTTGCGTTTGACACGCTCCTGGATGTCTTCAGCCTCACCGGTGTCATTGACGGCGAGGCTGCGATACATGCGCCGTCCGGCTGCGGTCGTCAGGTCGCAGAATGGAGAAGCAACGTAGTGCGGGCTAATGCCGCTAATTCGAGCTTGGGTAATGACGCGCTCGGCTACTGTGTTATCGCGAGTAATGCGGCCGGTGGTGTAGGCCAGTGGAACTTCAAACTTTCCGGCTGCCCAGTCAGCCATAAAGTCTTCAAATTCGCGACGATCGGCATTGGCAATGGTGCTCGCGCTGACGTCGTTTTCGATGTAGACCTTGTAGATCTTGGTTCCGAGTCGGTTGGAAAGGTGGCGACAATCATCTTCTTGACGGCCAACGCCAAAAGCGCGGCCCTCGCGGTCGTCACTGATCCGAACCAGAATTCCCGCTAGTTTGTCCTGAACATCCCACATTACTGTACGTATCCTTACGTAACCTATTGTAATGGATGCACAGGAATTTGACGAGTACGCGGTCGGCACCATCGCGGCGGTGGCGTTCGCCGGGATCCTGCTGAAGGTGGTGACCAGTCCAGGCGTGCAGTCGGCTCTGCAGGCGATCATCAGCAAGGCCCTGCACACCTGAGAGCCGCCGTCCGGAGGGCCTGCCGATGGTGGTCGCGCGATCGTGGCCACGCCACCGCGGAGCTGGCTGTCGGTCTGCCGGTGCTGGTCGTGCTGCTCGCCGCCGCGTTGCTGGCGGTGTCGGCGGTGACGACCCAGCTCCGGTGCTTCGACGCGGCACGTGAGGCGGCTCGCGCGGCCGCCCGTGGCGAGCGCAACCCCGCCGCGTACGGCCGGCGGCTCGCTCCGAGCGGCGCGACCG
Proteins encoded:
- a CDS encoding recombinase family protein; this encodes MWDVQDKLAGILVRISDDREGRAFGVGRQEDDCRHLSNRLGTKIYKVYIENDVSASTIANADRREFEDFMADWAAGKFEVPLAYTTGRITRDNTVAERVITQARISGISPHYVASPFCDLTTAAGRRMYRSLAVNDTGEAEDIQERVKRKKLEDAREGKAKGGRRTYGYGKVIGNDPATGKEVRDPYQQVDAEVAILQEGKRRTLAGDSQFTIVRDWNERGLQTTLAGQKTKYRGKESICDGRWDVGKFKRTLLNESYIIFDRTGHPADCPCLRNDPSGGTRIHYNERHRAKWPGIFTVAEHRAMVAVFNGRDKYWSNSGHIRRRTYLLSGTVYCGGTWRDTERVGQPCGGQMYGQGKTHTNKAGQKRYERRYACKKWDGDGSRIGCCSVFRIADAVEAYVTEQVLQRFSSPHIAEALAPPGSDEEMADVVRHLAHLRLRRQELAAEYAAGEHDKADYQVMLRSIKDQIIVAEADEQRLLADEVRRLAIPFDGGLPTVWSSASLEWRASVIKLVVDKVIIHPGRPGAQLWPDSDGWRFDPSLVEIVWLR
- a CDS encoding DUF4244 domain-containing protein — protein: MDAQEFDEYAVGTIAAVAFAGILLKVVTSPGVQSALQAIISKALHT
- a CDS encoding TadE family type IV pilus minor pilin yields the protein MAVGLPVLVVLLAAALLAVSAVTTQLRCFDAAREAARAAARGERNPAAYGRRLAPSGATVRLTSSGDLIRVEVTARVRPLGQLPGPVVVGSASAAREPGVAAP